A genomic segment from Phragmites australis chromosome 6, lpPhrAust1.1, whole genome shotgun sequence encodes:
- the LOC133922090 gene encoding glycerophosphodiester phosphodiesterase GDPD1, chloroplastic-like, with amino-acid sequence MAQLKAARVADVPTLDVVAPGLVVAAAAAGRRGPRGRFLVIGHRGKGMNALASADRRLQEVRENTVRSFNDAARFAADYVEFDVQVTKDGCPIIFHDNFIFTEEDGKISQRRVTDLQLEDFLQYGPQNEQGKTGKPLLRKMKDGRMLNWNVQSDDALCTLQEAFEKVNPRLGFNVELKFDDSLEYQEEELTRILQAILKVIFEYAKDRPILFSSFQPDAAQLTRKLQSKYPVYFLTNGGTEIYTDVRRNSLEEAIKLCLASGLQGIVSEARGIFRHPAAIPKIKEANLSLLTYGTLNNVPEAVYMQHLMGVNGVIVDLVPEITKAVSELIAVPEPDPEVEDLSNQAARGGATPNFSQREISFLLRLIPELVR; translated from the exons ATGGCCCAGCTGAAGGCCGCGCGCGTCGCCGACGTGCCCACCCTGGACGTGGTCGCCCCCGGCCTCGtggtcgcggcggcggcggcggggaggcgcGGGCCGAGGGGGCGGTTCTTGGTGATCGGGCACCGGGGGAAGGGGATGAACGCGCTGGCGTCAGCAGACCGGCGGCTGCAGGAGGTGCGGGAGAACACGGTGCGGTCCTTCAACGACGCCGCGCGCTTCGCCGCCGACTACGTCGAGTTCGACGTCCAG GTCACCAAGGATGGTTGTCCAATCATCTTCCATGACAACTTCATTTTTACTGAAGAAGAT GGCAAAATTTCACAGAGGCGTGTCACTGATCTTCAGTTGGAAGACTTCCTCCAGTATGGACCACAAAATGAGCAGGGAAAG ACCGGTAAGCCCTTGCTCCGCAAAATGAAGGATGGCAGAATGCTGAATTGGAATGTGCAATCAGATGATGCTCTTTGCACGCTTCAAGAAGCGTTCGAGAAGGTCAATCCGAGATTGGGCTTCAACGTTGAGCTAAAATTCGATGACAGTCTTGAATACCAGGAGGAAGAGCTCACTCGCATCCTCCAGGCCATCCTAAAG GTGATTTTTGAGTATGCTAAGGATAGGCCTATTCTTTTCTCTAGCTTCCAGCCCGATGCTGCTCAGCTCACGCGAAAATTGCAAAGCAAATACCCT GTTTACTTCTTGACAAACGGAGGGACAGAAATCTACACTGACGTGAGGAGGAACTCGTTGGAGGAAGCCATCAAGCTATGCCTTGCTAGTGGCCTGCAAGGAATAGTTTCTGAGGCCCGTGGAATATTCAGGCACCCTGCTGCCATTCCAAAGATCAAAGAGGCCAACCTCTCCCTACTGACTTATGGAACTTTGAA TAACGTGCCGGAGGCGGTTTACATGCAGCACCTGATGGGGGTGAACGGGGTGATCGTCGACCTGGTGCCGGAGATCACCAAGGCCGTCTCCGAGCTCATCGCCGTGCCGGAGCCCGACCCAGAAGTCGAGGACTTGAGCAACCAGGCGGCGAGAGGTGGTGCGACGCCAAATTTCTCGCAGCGCGAGATCTCGTTCCTGCTGAGGCTCATCCCAGAGCTGGTGCGATAA